In a genomic window of Panthera tigris isolate Pti1 chromosome D4, P.tigris_Pti1_mat1.1, whole genome shotgun sequence:
- the DOLPP1 gene encoding dolichyldiphosphatase 1 isoform X1: MAADGQCSLPASWRPVTLTHVEYPTGDLSGHLLAYLSLSPVFVIVGFVTLIIFKRELHTISFLGGLALNEGVNWLIKHVIQEPRPCGGPHEAVGTKYGMPSSHSQFMWFFSVYSFLFLYLRMHQTNNARFLDLLWRHVLSLGLLTAAFLVSYSRVYLLYHTWSQVLYGGVAGSLMAIAWFVFTQEVLTPLFPRIAAWPISEFFLIRDTSLIPNVLWFEYTVTRAEARNRQRKLGTKLQ; the protein is encoded by the exons ATGGCAGCGGACGGACAGTGCTCGCTCCCCGCTTCATGGCGGCCGGTGACCCTCACCCACGTCGAATATCCTACAG gtgatCTCTCTGGCCACCTCCTTGCCTACCTGAGCCTCAGCCCTGTATTTGTCATTGTTGGTTTTGTGACCCTCATCATATTCAAGCGGGAACTGCACACG ATCTCATTCCTCGGGGGCCTGGCACTGAACGAGGGGGTCAACTGGCTGATCAAACACGTCATCCAGGAGCCACGGCCCTGTGGAG GCCCCCACGAGGCAGTGGGCACCAAGTACGGGATGCCCTCCAGCCATTCCCAGTTCATGTGGTTCTTCTCCGtctattccttccttttcctgtatTTAAG AATGCACCAAACAAACAACGCCAGGTTCCTGGACTTGCTGTGGAGGCACGTGCTCTCCCTGGGTCTTCTCACCGCGGCCTTTCTAGTCTCCTATAGCAg GGTCTACCTGCTGTATCACACCTGGAGCCAGGTGCTCTATGGGGGCGTTGCTGGGAGCCTCATGGCCATCGCCTGGTTCGTCTTCACCCAGGAGGTCCTCACCCCGCTGTTCCCTAGGATAGCAGCCTG GCCTATCTCTGAGTTCTTCCTCATCCGAGACACGAGCCTCATTCCCAACGTACTCTGGTTTGAGTACACGGTAACCCGGGCAGAAGCCAG GAACAGGCAACGTAAGCTGGGGACGAAACTGCAGTGA
- the DOLPP1 gene encoding dolichyldiphosphatase 1 isoform X2 — protein sequence MPFDPRVATQRPISDGDLSGHLLAYLSLSPVFVIVGFVTLIIFKRELHTISFLGGLALNEGVNWLIKHVIQEPRPCGGPHEAVGTKYGMPSSHSQFMWFFSVYSFLFLYLRMHQTNNARFLDLLWRHVLSLGLLTAAFLVSYSRVYLLYHTWSQVLYGGVAGSLMAIAWFVFTQEVLTPLFPRIAAWPISEFFLIRDTSLIPNVLWFEYTVTRAEARNRQRKLGTKLQ from the exons ATGCCCTTTGACCCCAGAGTAGCCACGCAGCGTCCAATCTCTGATG gtgatCTCTCTGGCCACCTCCTTGCCTACCTGAGCCTCAGCCCTGTATTTGTCATTGTTGGTTTTGTGACCCTCATCATATTCAAGCGGGAACTGCACACG ATCTCATTCCTCGGGGGCCTGGCACTGAACGAGGGGGTCAACTGGCTGATCAAACACGTCATCCAGGAGCCACGGCCCTGTGGAG GCCCCCACGAGGCAGTGGGCACCAAGTACGGGATGCCCTCCAGCCATTCCCAGTTCATGTGGTTCTTCTCCGtctattccttccttttcctgtatTTAAG AATGCACCAAACAAACAACGCCAGGTTCCTGGACTTGCTGTGGAGGCACGTGCTCTCCCTGGGTCTTCTCACCGCGGCCTTTCTAGTCTCCTATAGCAg GGTCTACCTGCTGTATCACACCTGGAGCCAGGTGCTCTATGGGGGCGTTGCTGGGAGCCTCATGGCCATCGCCTGGTTCGTCTTCACCCAGGAGGTCCTCACCCCGCTGTTCCCTAGGATAGCAGCCTG GCCTATCTCTGAGTTCTTCCTCATCCGAGACACGAGCCTCATTCCCAACGTACTCTGGTTTGAGTACACGGTAACCCGGGCAGAAGCCAG GAACAGGCAACGTAAGCTGGGGACGAAACTGCAGTGA